In Pochonia chlamydosporia 170 chromosome 3, whole genome shotgun sequence, the following are encoded in one genomic region:
- a CDS encoding metalloproteases (zincins), catalytic (similar to Glarea lozoyensis ATCC 20868 XP_008086256.1) has product MPQTLRKCKHTSLHLDPSPNASKARFKRPSKQQRIRAVSHNAQPLTPIALFDDATTFPAPLVLPDDDLDLDPEYPAQSVQEWREDEERNPITHTRKTIYLVASPSITEEMRPMNDWNNSHTIQEREIQLADLKTYISAFYHGMSVKILPQKFTWQAWEHEANKPKYNGKRLKPNHQQLIGLATPHNTLIGVRCRLSPDKIMQLNLDDILDALAETVPADAYAIMMLLHQDMYEGDDEIFTGGRAYGGSRIAVVSSFRDHPARLSSDIHRWPASHCASYVSAICGTTNKLTSISSGAMGAAVRAVAELSDTPDEYGEWFSRVAQTAAHELGHCFGLDHCVYYACVMQGCGSSGEALRQPGYLCPVCLEKVAWGIGSVVKGWEDEGVRREYEMRRYEAMRRVCERWAEGGSVYWVGYGVWLGEVIKLYGAC; this is encoded by the coding sequence ATGCCTCAAACCCTCCGAAAATGCAAACACACTTCCCTCCACCTCGATCCATCCCCCAACGCATCCAAAGCCCGCTTCAAACGCCCCTCCAAACAACAACGCATCCGCGCAGTCAGCCACAACGCACAACCGTTAACTCCCATCGCACTCTTTGACGATGCAACCACGTTTCCAGCACCGCTCGTCCTCCCAGACGATGACTTAGATCTCGACCCAGAGTATCCCGCACAAAGCGTACAAGAATGGCgtgaagacgaggagcgCAATCCCATTACACACACCAGAAAGACAATCTACCTCGTTGCATCTCCCTCCATCACAGAGGAGATGAGACCCATGAACGACTGGAACAACTCCCACACTATCCAAGAAAGGGAGATACAATTAGCCGACCTCAAAACATACATCTCCGCCTTCTACCACGGCATGAGCGTCAAAATCCTCCCCCAGAAATTCACCTGGCAAGCATGGGAGCACGaagccaacaaacccaaaTACAACGGCAAAAGACtcaaaccaaaccaccaacaactcATTGGTCTCGCCACGCCGCACAACACCCTCATAGGAGTGAGATGTCGTCTCTCCCCCGACAAAATCATGCAACTCAACCTCGATGACATCCTCGACGCTCTCGCCGAAACCGTCCCAGCAGACGCCTACGCCATAATgatgctcctccaccaagACATGTACGAAGGAGACGACGAGATATTCACCGGTGGCCGAGCATACGGCGGCTCCAGAATAGCAGTCGTGTCCTCCTTTCGCGACCATCCCGCCCGTCTATCCAGCGATATCCACAGATGGCCTGCCTCGCACTGCGCGTCCTACGTATCCGCCATTTGTGGCACAACGAATAAGCTCACGTCCATATCATCTGGGGCCATGGGTGCTGCTGTGCGTGCCGTGGCCGAACTTTCGGACACGCCGGACGAATACGGGGAGTGGTTTTCGAGGGTTGCACAAACGGCGGCGCATGAGCTGGGCCATTGCTTCGGGCTGGACCACTGCGTGTATTATGCGTGTGTGATGCAGGGCTGTGGCTCGAGTGGGGAGGCGCTGAGGCAGCCTGGGTATTTGTGTCCTGTGTGTTTGGAGAAGGTGGCCTGGGGGATTGGGAGTGTTGTTAAAGGATGGGAGGATGAGGGTGTGAGGAGGGAGTATGAGATGAGGCGGTATGAGGCTATGAGGAGGGTTTGTGAGCGGTGGGCTGAGGGGGGAAGTGTGTATTGGGTTGGGTATGGGGTTTGGTTGGGGGAGGTTATTAAACTGTATGGTGcgtgttga
- a CDS encoding fungal transcriptional regulatory protein (similar to Cordyceps militaris CM01 XP_006666388.1) → MSESPPPSPSQHATAHAYASNGLEILQAASDAAQAIQNPQALQHAAAAAEAVSQVSQQPQGLGIPGIPQGADLTQQLVTGPGGVMRDPTINPKLTRLRRACDMCSMRKVKCDDTNIPCRPCRELGVECTYERETKRRGPPNKHAEAAKAAKRARLEVAAAGFPASPSPQNAAKTLMNISSDGILDAESIAPLPVLELLVDDFFTYIHPLAPFPHEPTFRQSFANREDRTRPEFLGLLASMIGALVASFPRSAREHLKAQHSTHLFPKAIVLVEKCRDIALLTRGSKWVLKQPKTLDDACTSYFLGLAGAYTLQWNPARHFMSETLILIRELGFMRPKHAGELPTFGADPCSNEPLPFNHVKDQIGKRLFWCLLLGIRSMAQLGISGSDLVIAPSTPNLPYPLYPENVDDICVVANEIIHQAEGSVTLLTGFRFGIDIYTTMNGVVSLELAYGMSTLPWADQRILLRDGLIAAKSITDNLPPELQLSTQGEDANSLATLDASGLQYVPPVWPNAQPSHDVRNVIKTQPAQRRRLQYEIQKANIFMSQLATRSYFVELYFNLRDVHLTEEQNNPVENRSEEERALQDADDKEIYGLMAAERELIVQNLLEVLGSISQRNMEPNGLSLINKIRQVASTLLNDSADRKGPVAMKSEEALSQLIDILIKLEKTGPAAASRASDPSQMTAEDEEEELRHWADLREYQLRFAASGEFAGV, encoded by the exons ATGTCAGAATCtccacctccatcaccatcgcagCACGCGACTGCCCACGCCTACGCCAGCAATGGGTTAGAGATCCTCCAAGCCGCCAGCGATGCTGCGCAGGCAATTCAAAACCCTCAAGCTCTGcaacatgcagcagcagcagccgaaGCCGTGTCCCAGGTATCCCAGCAGCCCCAGGGTTTGGGCATACCTGGAATACCTCAAGGCGCCGACTTGACACAGCAGCTTGTCACCGGCCCAGGCGGAGTGATGCGCGATCCGaccatcaaccccaagttGACGAGACTGAGACGGGCCTGCGACATGTGCAGCATGCGAAAAGTGAAATGCGACGACACAAACATTCCCTGCCGGCCGTGTCGCGAACTGGGCGTCGAGTGCACATATGAGCGAGAGACCAAGAGACGTGGACCTCCCAATAAGCATGCTGaggcggcaaaggcagcaaaacGTGCACGTCTCGAGgtggctgctgctggcttccCTGCCTCACCGTCGCCTCAGAACGCAGCCAAGACCTTGATGAATATTTCGTCAGATGGCATTCTCGATGCCGAGTCGATTGCGCCATTGCCCGTGTTGGAACTCTTGGTGGACGACTTCTTTACGTATATCCATCCCCTGGCGCCGTTTCCTCACGAGCCCACGTTTCGACAATCGTTTGCGAACCGAGAAGATCGAACTCGGCCCGAATTTCTGGGGCTGCTGGCGAGCATGATTGGCGCTTTGGTCGCGTCGTTCCCCAGGAGTGCGAGAGAGCATCTCAAGGCGCAGCACAGCACGCATCTTTTCCCTAAGGCCATTGTCCTCGTTGAAAAGTGTCGCGACATTGCCCTTCTTACGCGAGGGAGCAAATGGGTCTTGAAACAGCCCAAGACATTGGATGATGCTTGCACCAGCTATTTCCTCGGTCTCGCGGGCGCTTATACGCTGCAGTGGAATCCAGCACGTCATTTCATGTCCGAAACGCTGATTTTGATACGGGAGCTGGGCTTCATGCGGCCCAAACATGCTGGGGAGCTGCCAACCTTTGGTGCGGATCCATGTTCGAATGAGCCGCTGCCGTTTAATCACGTAAAGGATCAGATTGGGAAACGTTTATTTTGGTGCCTGTTGTTGGGCATTCG GTCCATGGCGCAACTGGGCATTTCTGGCTCAGACTTGGTCATTGCTCCGTCCACACCAAATTTACCGTACCCATTGTACCCCGAGAATGTCGATGACATCTGCGTCGTGGCGAATGAGATTATTCACCAGGCAGAAGGCAGCGTCACTCTCCTAACGGGGTTCAGATTCGGCATTGACATATACACGACGATGAATGGGGTTGTGAGCCTGGAGCTTGCTTATGGAATGAGCACCCTGCCATGGGCAGACCAGCGAATTTTACTACGGGACGGCCTGATTGCGGCTAAGAGCATTACCGACAATCTCCCACCAGAGCTGCAACTTTCAACGCAAGGCGAGGATGCCAACTCACTCGCAACGCTGGATGCATCGGGGCTGCAATATGTTCCCCCGGTCTGGCCAAACGCCCAACCATCCCATGACGTGCGCAACGTCATCAAGACACAGCCCGCTCAACGTCGTCGCCTCCAGTATGAGATCCAAAAagccaacatcttcatgtcTCAACTAGCGACTCGCTCGTACTTTGTGGAGTTGTACTTTAACCTCCGAGATGTGCACCTAACCGAGGAACAGAACAATCCGGTGGAGAATCGAAGCGAGGAGGAGCGAGCGCTGCAAGATGCGGACGACAAGGAGATTTACGGCCTTATGGCAGCAGAGCGGGAATTGATTGTTCAAAATCTCCTAGAAGTCCTGGGATCTATTTCCCAGCGAAACATGGAACCCAATGGGCTCTcactcatcaacaagatccGCCAAGTTGCATCGACGCTATTAAACGACTCGGCGGACCGCAAAGGACCAGTGGCCATGAAATCGGAAGAGGCACTCTCGCAACTTATCGATATCCTAatcaagttggagaagacgggACCCGCGGCGGCCAGTCGAGCCAGCGATCCGAGTCAGATGACggccgaggatgaggaagaggagctgaGGCACTGGGCTGATTTGAGAGAGTACCAATTGCGGTTTGCTGCCAGCGGGGAATTTGCAGGCGTATGA